From Nocardia sp. NBC_00416:
TCGTGCGCGAGCTTCTCCGCTGGGCGTGCCTCCCATATCACGCCGGTGAAACCGGGGACCGGCGGTTCGATCATCTCTTCCGCTCCACGGCTAGGTCGTTGCTCTCGAGCCCGCGACGTTGTCCTCGTCCATCCGGACGAGCTGATCGGACTGCGAACGCAGGGCCGCGGCCAGCTTGCGGATCTCGTGGACACCGCGGGTGGTGGCGTCGTCGTACGAGGAGGCCACCGCACGCAAGGTGTCGGCCGCACGCACCGAAACCTCGTCCACACCGGCCGGTTCGACGGCGAGCGCGGGCAGGTTCGCCCGCAGTGCGTCTTCCAACCGGCCGGCCAGCGCGTCCAGTTCGGTGCCGGCCCGCCGGACCTGGGGCGGATCGAATTCCATGCCGATCTCCTGTCAGAGGGTCAGTGCTTTGTCCGGGGAGTCGCCGCTCACCGGTTCGGACACACGCTCGGCCGTGCCGACGACCGGCAACGACACTCCTTCGATATCTCCGACGACCTCGTTGCCGTGCTCCGCGTTGATCAGATGGTCACGCGCACCGTCGGCCGTCGTGGAATCACCGCCCTTGGCCATCCCGGCGCCGCCGCCCATTCCGCCGCCCATCGGGATCGCGTTCCCGCTGTTGCGGTTCGCGCTGCTGCTGGTCATGGCGGCGGGTGAGCTGCCCGCAGTGGCTGCGCTCCCACCGAGATTGCCGCCGGCGGCCCGGGTTCCGGACCATGGGGCGAGTTGCTGGGCAGGCGCTCCCGCACCGCCCATCCCGCCGCCGATTCCGCCCACGACGGGGGCGCCGGGCGAACCCGCGCCACCGATGCCGCCCCGGGCCGGGGAGTCGGCGCGGTCTCCGTCCGCGATCGACTTCACCGGATTCAGTGTTTCCTGCAGCTGAGCGACCGATTGCGCTCCCGAGGAGACCGCACTCACCAGTGTCGGGACGATCTGCATCAACTGCGACACCATCTGCATGGGATCGACGCCGTCCGGCGCGTTGGTGACCGGTACCTTCTCACCCGTCTCCATCATCTTGGCGCTCTCCACGCCCAGTTCCGTCCGGGTCTTGGCGGTCACCGCGGCCGCCTCGGCCAGGGTTTCGGTGGTGGCCGAGAGCAGGAACACCTGACCGATACCGGTCAGCAGGAACGGGCCCGCGGCGGCCACGGAGGCCAGGTAGCGCGCCATGATCGCCGCCATGGTGGTGGATCCGGTGAACACCGATGTCGCCGCTGTCGCTGTGCCGGCGGCGGTTCCGGCGCTCTGGCCGGCTATCGCGGCGCCGTCGCGCTGCGCCGCGCTCGCCTTGTTCGCCGCCTCCATCGCGGCCATGCCCTGCCACAACGTCATCGCGACCTGCACCGCCGACGAGCCCAGCTGCATCGAGGTCTGCAGTACGGAGGAGATCTGCGAGAACACCTGGGACGGATCGTTGCCTTGGCCGGCGACGAACTGTCCGGTGCCGAAACTACTGGCCAGATCGGTGATCGGCTTCGTCAGCAGCGACAGGTCCAGCGCCGGTAGGGGC
This genomic window contains:
- a CDS encoding PE family protein — protein: MEFDPPQVRRAGTELDALAGRLEDALRANLPALAVEPAGVDEVSVRAADTLRAVASSYDDATTRGVHEIRKLAAALRSQSDQLVRMDEDNVAGSRATT